The Staphylococcus sp. KG4-3 genome has a window encoding:
- the xerC gene encoding tyrosine recombinase XerC, which yields MEKIQQAYLYMLKVEKHFSEHTLKSYHDDLEQFNDFLSQEHLVLATFEYKDARNYLSYLYSKNLKRTSVSRKISTLRSFYEYWMTQDEQVVNPFIQLVHPKKEQYLPHFFYEEEMKALFDTVESDAKKGLRDRVILELLYATGIRVSELVNIKEQDVDMYAPGVKVLGKGGKERFIPFGEFCKQSIERYLTQFKPKTISDHAYLLVNMKGEPITERGVRYVLNDVVKRTAGVTEIHPHKLRHTFATHMLNQGADLRTVQSLLGHVNLSTTGRYTHVTNEQLRKVYLNAHPRAKKEN from the coding sequence ATGGAAAAAATCCAACAAGCATATTTATATATGTTGAAAGTGGAGAAACATTTTTCAGAACATACATTGAAATCATATCACGATGATTTAGAGCAGTTTAATGATTTCTTATCACAAGAACATCTTGTATTAGCTACATTCGAGTACAAAGATGCTAGAAATTATTTAAGTTACTTATACTCAAAAAACTTGAAAAGAACATCAGTTTCTCGTAAAATTTCTACGCTGAGAAGTTTTTACGAATATTGGATGACGCAAGATGAACAAGTAGTTAATCCATTCATACAATTAGTACATCCTAAGAAAGAACAATATTTACCTCACTTTTTTTATGAAGAAGAAATGAAAGCCTTATTTGATACTGTTGAAAGTGATGCTAAAAAAGGTTTGAGAGACAGAGTTATTTTAGAATTACTTTATGCAACTGGAATTAGGGTTTCTGAATTGGTTAATATAAAAGAACAAGATGTAGATATGTATGCACCAGGAGTAAAAGTATTGGGTAAGGGTGGTAAGGAACGTTTTATACCCTTTGGTGAATTTTGCAAGCAAAGCATTGAACGTTACTTAACACAATTTAAACCTAAAACAATTAGTGATCATGCGTATTTATTAGTCAACATGAAGGGAGAACCTATTACAGAACGTGGTGTACGTTATGTATTAAATGATGTTGTAAAACGTACTGCAGGCGTGACTGAAATCCATCCTCATAAATTAAGGCATACGTTTGCAACACATATGTTAAATCAAGGCGCTGATTTACGAACAGTACAATCACTATTGGGTCATGTTAATTTGTCTACAACAGGCCGATATACACATGTAACAAATGAGCAATTAAGGAAAGTTTATTTAAATGCACATCCACGTGCAAAAAAGGAGAATTAG